Part of the Tidjanibacter massiliensis genome is shown below.
CAATACCAAAACCGAGCGTCGTCATGCGACTCAGTTTCGCAAGGCCCTGGAGAAGGATGGCTTTTCGATGATGCAGTATTCGGTGTACGTGCGTCACTGCCCCTCGAAAGAGAATATGGAAGTACATCTCCGTCGGGTGCAGAAGTCGATGCCGCCTGCCGGATATACCAGTATCCTGAGCGTTACGGACAAACAGTACAGTGAGATTCGGAACTATTGGGGGAAAAGCGAACGGGCCCGGCCCGAGATGCCTCAGCAGCTGGAATTTTTTTGATATACTGCTCTTTGAAATACGAAATTACATCCGACCAACTTCCCCGGTGTGCGGCAGGACGTTTTATGCATCGGTGTCATATGTGTAACGTGCAGAATACGAATTACTGCCATGCGCGAGGTTGTGGTTTGATGTAGAATTGGAATGAGAAACAACCACATAGCCGGCGATAACCGCTGCCACCCGTTGTGGTTTGATGTAGAATTGGAATGAGAAACAACGCAGCGTCCTCAATATCTTGGAGGTTATCGGTTGTGGTTTGAT
Proteins encoded:
- the cas2 gene encoding CRISPR-associated endonuclease Cas2; its protein translation is MWLFVFFDLPTNTKTERRHATQFRKALEKDGFSMMQYSVYVRHCPSKENMEVHLRRVQKSMPPAGYTSILSVTDKQYSEIRNYWGKSERARPEMPQQLEFF